The proteins below come from a single Aegilops tauschii subsp. strangulata cultivar AL8/78 chromosome 6, Aet v6.0, whole genome shotgun sequence genomic window:
- the LOC109740738 gene encoding uncharacterized protein, producing the protein MQQVAAGSDPPPPNPTTLVPVAVMTVVEAPSWAHPILNFPVSPELPADEILAQQVQCRATTYTIVNRELVRRSVTGVFQRCVEPEKGMAILRDIHQGECGHHGASRSLVAKASRHGFLWPIALDDAKELVRKCKGCQRSAPSNTDNPQV; encoded by the coding sequence ATGCAGCAAGTAGCGGCCGGCTCCGACCCGCCGCCTCCCAACCCGACGACCCTGGTACCAGTTGCCGTCATGACAGTGGTAGAAGCACCATCTTGGGCACATCCCATCCTCAACTTTCCGGTGAGCCCAGAGCTACCAGCCGACGAGATTTTGGCCCAGCAGGTGCAATGCCGGGCAACAACATACACAATAGTGaacagagagcttgtcaggcGCAGCGTGACTGgtgtcttccagcgctgcgtggagccagagaagggcatggCAATCCTCAGAGATAttcaccaaggcgaatgcggccaccacggcGCCTCCAGATCCCTTGTTGCCAAAGCTTCCCGCCATGGTTTTCTCTGGCCGATAGCTTTGGATGACGCCAAGGAGTTGGTCCGCAAGTGCAAGGGGTGCCAGCgctcagctccaagcaacaccgataacccacaagtatag